From the Caballeronia sp. NK8 genome, one window contains:
- a CDS encoding methyl-accepting chemotaxis protein produces the protein MLKKLSIRTTLTLVGLLFTGCAALIGALALVGLNSAGASLASLAQEDMVAMRALAETSSYLLRSRITLDRVRSLAEAGSTEEAKKAIDRGQYLLDKSNENWKLYLDTPKPMLPKETLDALVAQRDALVKTGVEPEFAAIRANDMAAYHAIADTKISPMFVAFDQAVTAAVASHQEHAEQSRAGTASHIAALNLTIGAVLVLAVLMLIGTRMALSSLIVKPINDAVDHFDRISRGDLTQSTHTDRTNEIGRLFAGIERMRGNLTTMVGSVRHGAESIDVGAHEIASGNTDLSQRTEEQAASLQETASSMEELTSTVKQNADNARQASQLAVNASDIASRGGVVVEQVVETMHAIASSSNKVVDIIGVIEGIAFQTNILALNAAVEAARAGEEGRGFAVVAGEVRSLAQRSAAAAKEIKTLIGDSAAKVDSGTELVARAGQTMGEIVQAVRRVTDIMGEISAASEEQSDGIEQVNRAVTQMDSVTQQNAALVEQAAAAAASLEEQTRQLKDVVAQWRLESGAPVRASASTAAARIKASAPAARVEPSSKSVVKHANSVENAKVAAEAAVIKETGKEAGKEVAKAAIKPASVAKPAPRAKATTADDGDWETF, from the coding sequence ATGTTGAAGAAGTTGTCGATCCGCACGACGCTCACGCTCGTCGGCCTGCTGTTCACCGGATGCGCGGCGCTGATCGGCGCGCTCGCGCTCGTCGGCCTCAATTCCGCCGGCGCATCGCTTGCGTCGCTCGCGCAGGAAGACATGGTCGCGATGCGCGCGCTGGCCGAGACATCGTCGTATCTGCTGCGTTCGCGCATCACGCTCGACCGCGTGCGCTCGCTCGCCGAAGCGGGCAGCACGGAAGAAGCGAAGAAGGCGATCGATCGCGGCCAGTATCTGCTCGACAAGAGCAACGAAAACTGGAAGCTCTATCTCGATACGCCGAAGCCGATGCTGCCGAAGGAGACGCTCGACGCGCTCGTCGCGCAACGCGACGCGCTCGTGAAAACCGGCGTTGAGCCGGAGTTCGCCGCGATCCGCGCGAACGACATGGCCGCGTATCACGCAATCGCCGACACGAAGATCAGCCCGATGTTCGTCGCGTTCGATCAGGCCGTGACGGCCGCTGTCGCATCGCATCAGGAACACGCGGAACAATCGCGCGCCGGCACGGCATCGCATATCGCGGCGCTCAACCTGACGATCGGCGCGGTGCTCGTGCTCGCGGTGCTGATGCTCATCGGCACGCGCATGGCGCTCTCCAGCCTCATCGTGAAGCCGATCAACGACGCCGTCGATCACTTCGACCGCATCTCGCGCGGCGATCTCACGCAGTCCACGCACACCGACAGGACCAACGAAATCGGCCGCCTGTTCGCGGGTATCGAGCGCATGCGCGGCAATCTGACCACGATGGTCGGTTCGGTGCGTCACGGCGCGGAATCGATCGATGTCGGCGCGCATGAAATCGCGAGCGGCAACACGGATCTGTCGCAGCGCACGGAAGAGCAGGCGGCGTCGCTGCAGGAAACGGCGTCGAGCATGGAAGAGCTGACGAGCACGGTGAAGCAGAACGCCGACAACGCGCGCCAGGCGAGCCAGCTCGCGGTGAACGCGTCGGATATCGCGTCGCGCGGCGGCGTGGTCGTCGAGCAGGTCGTCGAGACGATGCATGCGATCGCGTCGAGTTCGAACAAGGTCGTCGACATCATCGGCGTGATCGAAGGCATTGCGTTCCAGACCAACATTCTCGCGTTGAACGCGGCCGTCGAAGCGGCGCGCGCGGGCGAGGAGGGGCGCGGCTTCGCGGTGGTCGCGGGCGAAGTGCGCTCGCTCGCGCAACGCAGCGCGGCGGCGGCGAAGGAAATCAAGACTCTGATCGGCGATTCGGCCGCGAAGGTCGACAGCGGCACGGAACTCGTCGCACGCGCCGGCCAGACGATGGGCGAGATCGTGCAGGCAGTGCGCCGCGTGACCGACATCATGGGCGAGATCAGCGCGGCGTCGGAGGAGCAGTCCGACGGCATCGAGCAGGTCAATCGCGCCGTCACCCAGATGGACAGCGTGACGCAGCAGAACGCCGCGCTCGTCGAGCAGGCGGCTGCGGCTGCGGCGTCGCTCGAAGAGCAGACGCGCCAGTTGAAGGACGTGGTCGCGCAATGGCGTCTGGAGAGCGGGGCGCCGGTGCGCGCGAGCGCATCGACGGCGGCCGCGCGCATCAAGGCGTCGGCGCCGGCTGCGCGTGTCGAGCCTTCATCGAAGAGCGTCGTCAAGCACGCGAACTCTGTCGAGAACGCAAAAGTTGCGGCGGAAGCAGCCGTTATCAAGGAAACAGGCAAGGAAGCGGGCAAGGAAGTGGCCAAGGCTGCGATCAAGCCGGCCAGCGTCGCGAAACCCGCACCGCGCGCCAAGGCAACCACCGCCGATGACGGCGACTGGGAAACCTTCTAA
- the cheW gene encoding chemotaxis protein CheW — translation MADVQTIHTAAPSRRDAGHAEAAGQEFLVFTLGAEEYGIDILKVQEIRGYDNVTRIANAPAFIKGVINLRGIIVPIVDMRIKFNLGRVEYDNQTVVIILNVAHRVVGMVVDGVSDVLTLTQEQVMPAPEFGGTLATEYLTGLGTVDGRMLILMDIEKLMTSREMELIDSVAA, via the coding sequence ATGGCAGACGTTCAAACGATTCATACCGCTGCGCCTTCGCGACGTGATGCGGGTCACGCCGAAGCGGCCGGACAGGAATTTCTGGTGTTCACGCTCGGCGCCGAGGAATACGGCATCGACATTCTGAAGGTGCAGGAAATTCGCGGCTACGACAACGTTACGCGCATCGCGAATGCGCCCGCGTTCATCAAGGGCGTGATCAATCTGCGCGGCATCATCGTGCCGATCGTCGATATGCGCATCAAGTTCAATCTGGGCCGCGTCGAGTACGACAACCAGACGGTCGTGATCATCCTGAACGTCGCGCATCGCGTGGTCGGCATGGTGGTCGATGGCGTGTCGGACGTGCTCACGCTCACGCAGGAACAAGTGATGCCCGCGCCCGAATTCGGCGGCACGCTCGCAACGGAATATCTCACGGGCCTCGGCACGGTCGACGGCCGCATGCTGATCCTGATGGACATCGAAAAGCTCATGACGAGCCGCGAGATGGAGTTGATCGACTCCGTCGCCGCATAA
- the cheA gene encoding chemotaxis protein CheA, translated as MTLDITQFYQTFFDEADELLAQMEQLLLVLDIANPDPEDLAAIFRAAHSIKGGAATFGFTALTETTHILESLLDRARNNELVLRRDMIDTFLATKDVLSDQLAAYRASAEPDAAAAAAICAKLERLKNETAEAGDAPAKIEPPALPGTQQVASNASVAPAYEGPNAAPAHVVAQAMDAIEDDGNWDGAFELTDGITHAGTAADATPGHTGAPVAEVGPHLKITLRGVGEKDLATLIGELGNLGSIVGEKKTDAEYVVWLDSDVPADDIVAVCCFVIDEAQITIGRGDAAAQSAEATPAVEEARPTLREEPKQSQAQAAPASAASKEAAKEEAAAAGVQHPSAQPSRTAASDADKKARPQAAASAEGSSIRVGVEKVDQLINLVGELVITQAMLAETTSTFDPALHDRLFNGMAQLERNARDLQEAVMSIRMMPMDYVFSRFPRLVRDIAGKLGKEVELVTFGQATELDKSLIERIIDPLTHLVRNSLDHGIETVEARRAAGKSTTGQLVLSAAHHGGNIVIEVSDDGAGLRRDKILAKAQKQGMQVSDSMSDEEVWQLIFMPGFSTAEQVTDISGRGVGMDVVKRNIQSMGGHVEIMSRQGAGTTTKIVLPLTLAILDGMSVKVGNEIFILPLNFVMESLQPVAEDIYTVANGERVVRVRGEYLPLVALHRVFDVEGARTEPTQGIVTIMQTEGRRFAMLIDELVGQQQVVVKNLETNYRKVHGISAATILGDGSVALIVDVAALNRESRAQHGAHSH; from the coding sequence ATGACACTCGACATTACCCAGTTCTACCAGACCTTCTTCGACGAAGCGGACGAACTGCTCGCGCAGATGGAGCAGCTGCTGCTCGTTCTGGATATCGCGAATCCGGACCCGGAAGACCTCGCGGCGATCTTTCGCGCGGCGCACTCGATCAAGGGCGGCGCGGCGACCTTCGGCTTCACCGCGCTCACCGAAACGACGCACATTCTCGAATCGCTGCTGGACCGCGCACGCAACAACGAGCTGGTCCTGCGCCGCGACATGATCGACACCTTCCTCGCGACCAAGGACGTGCTCTCGGACCAGCTCGCCGCCTATCGCGCGAGCGCCGAGCCGGATGCGGCCGCGGCCGCCGCGATCTGCGCGAAGCTGGAACGCCTGAAGAACGAGACCGCCGAAGCCGGCGATGCGCCCGCGAAGATCGAGCCGCCCGCGCTGCCGGGCACGCAGCAAGTCGCGTCGAACGCGAGCGTCGCGCCCGCCTACGAAGGACCGAACGCCGCGCCCGCGCACGTGGTCGCGCAGGCGATGGACGCGATCGAGGACGACGGCAACTGGGACGGCGCGTTCGAGCTCACCGATGGAATCACGCATGCAGGAACCGCTGCCGATGCAACGCCGGGACACACCGGCGCACCGGTGGCGGAAGTTGGACCCCACCTGAAAATTACGCTACGGGGGGTGGGCGAGAAGGACCTGGCAACGCTGATCGGCGAGCTGGGGAATCTGGGAAGCATCGTCGGAGAAAAGAAGACGGACGCCGAGTACGTGGTATGGCTCGACTCGGACGTCCCGGCCGACGATATCGTCGCTGTGTGCTGTTTCGTGATTGATGAAGCGCAGATCACGATCGGCCGTGGCGACGCGGCGGCGCAATCCGCCGAAGCAACGCCGGCAGTGGAAGAAGCACGACCCACGCTACGGGAAGAGCCGAAGCAATCGCAGGCGCAGGCAGCGCCCGCATCCGCGGCCAGCAAGGAAGCAGCAAAAGAAGAAGCGGCGGCGGCGGGTGTACAACACCCGTCCGCCCAGCCGTCCAGAACCGCCGCGAGCGATGCCGACAAGAAGGCGCGCCCGCAGGCCGCCGCATCGGCGGAAGGCAGCTCGATTCGCGTCGGCGTGGAGAAGGTCGATCAGCTCATCAATCTGGTGGGTGAACTCGTCATCACGCAGGCGATGCTCGCGGAAACCACGAGCACGTTCGATCCCGCCTTGCACGACCGCCTTTTCAACGGCATGGCGCAGCTCGAGCGCAACGCGCGCGATCTGCAAGAGGCCGTCATGTCCATCCGCATGATGCCGATGGACTACGTATTCAGCCGCTTCCCGCGCCTCGTGCGCGATATCGCCGGCAAGCTCGGCAAGGAAGTGGAACTCGTCACGTTCGGTCAGGCGACCGAGCTCGACAAGAGCCTGATCGAGCGCATCATCGATCCGCTCACGCACCTCGTGCGCAACTCGCTCGATCACGGCATCGAGACCGTGGAAGCGCGCCGCGCGGCGGGCAAGTCGACCACCGGCCAGCTCGTGCTGTCGGCGGCGCATCACGGCGGCAACATCGTCATCGAAGTAAGCGACGACGGCGCCGGCCTGCGCCGCGACAAGATTCTCGCGAAGGCGCAGAAGCAGGGCATGCAGGTGTCCGATTCGATGAGCGATGAAGAAGTCTGGCAACTCATCTTCATGCCGGGCTTTTCGACCGCCGAACAGGTGACCGATATCTCCGGCCGCGGTGTGGGCATGGACGTGGTGAAGCGCAACATCCAGTCGATGGGCGGCCACGTCGAAATCATGTCGCGCCAGGGCGCGGGCACGACGACGAAGATCGTGCTGCCGCTCACGCTCGCGATTCTCGACGGCATGTCGGTGAAGGTCGGCAACGAGATCTTCATCTTGCCGCTGAACTTCGTGATGGAGTCGCTGCAGCCGGTCGCCGAAGACATCTACACGGTCGCGAACGGCGAGCGCGTGGTGCGCGTGCGCGGTGAATATCTGCCGCTCGTCGCGTTGCATCGCGTGTTCGATGTCGAAGGCGCGCGCACCGAGCCGACGCAAGGCATCGTCACGATCATGCAGACCGAGGGACGGCGTTTCGCCATGCTGATCGACGAACTCGTCGGCCAGCAGCAGGTCGTCGTGAAGAACCTCGAAACCAATTACCGCAAGGTGCACGGCATCTCCGCCGCGACCATCCTGGGCGATGGCAGCGTCGCGCTGATCGTCGACGTGGCCGCGCTCAACCGCGAATCGCGCGCACAGCACGGCGCGCACTCTCATTGA
- a CDS encoding CheR family methyltransferase: MMATRNPRVDLAPSVRGPEVERDFEFTVADFARIRELIHRRAGISLSDHKRDMAYSRLARRLRACGIDTFKQYLDRLETNEDNAEWEAFVNALTTNLTAFFRESHHFPILAEFVKRRQQPFSVWCSAASTGEEPYSIAMTLVEALGEHAARQCTVFASDIDSQVLAKAEAGVYSLDQVKALSVERLKRFFLKGTGSHAGLVKVRPELRAMVNFGRVNLTDARYDLKGPFDAIFCRNVMIYFDKPTQGQVLSRFEPLMKPGGLLFAGHSENFTYVSQAFRLRGQTVYELSRDLKPAAKPQRALAGETA, encoded by the coding sequence ATGATGGCAACGCGCAACCCGCGCGTCGACCTGGCCCCGAGTGTGCGGGGCCCGGAAGTCGAGCGCGATTTCGAATTCACGGTGGCGGATTTCGCCCGCATTCGCGAGCTGATTCATCGGCGCGCGGGCATCTCGCTGTCGGACCATAAACGCGACATGGCGTACAGCCGCCTCGCGCGCCGTCTGCGCGCATGCGGCATCGATACGTTCAAGCAGTATCTCGATCGCCTCGAAACGAACGAGGACAACGCCGAGTGGGAAGCGTTCGTCAACGCGCTGACCACCAACCTGACGGCGTTCTTCCGCGAGTCGCATCACTTTCCGATTCTCGCGGAGTTCGTGAAGCGCCGGCAGCAGCCGTTCTCGGTGTGGTGCTCGGCGGCGTCGACGGGCGAGGAGCCGTATTCCATCGCGATGACGCTCGTCGAAGCGCTCGGCGAGCACGCCGCGCGCCAGTGCACGGTGTTCGCGAGCGACATCGACAGTCAGGTGCTCGCCAAGGCCGAAGCGGGCGTGTATTCGCTCGATCAGGTGAAGGCATTGTCCGTCGAGCGTCTCAAGCGCTTCTTCCTGAAGGGCACCGGTTCGCACGCGGGTCTCGTGAAAGTGCGCCCCGAATTGCGCGCGATGGTGAACTTCGGCCGCGTGAATCTGACCGACGCGCGCTACGACCTGAAAGGCCCGTTCGACGCGATCTTCTGCCGCAACGTGATGATCTACTTCGACAAGCCGACGCAAGGCCAGGTGCTCTCGCGCTTCGAGCCGCTGATGAAGCCGGGCGGCCTGTTGTTCGCGGGACATTCGGAGAATTTCACGTACGTGTCGCAGGCGTTCAGGTTGCGCGGCCAGACCGTGTATGAGCTGTCGCGCGACCTCAAGCCGGCGGCGAAGCCGCAGCGCGCGCTCGCGGGAGAGACGGCATGA